Within the Jatrophihabitans sp. genome, the region CATCCCCCACGGCTTCTGCCGCCGAGGAAGTGAGCGTGGGAGCCAACTGACCACGTCAGCCCCGTCCGCCGCAACGGCGGACGGGGGCTGCGGCCTGCCCGCCCACTCACCCATCCCGGAGGATCCCATGCGCACTTTGACCTTCTCCGTTGACGGCATGCGCTGCCGTCGATGCGTGCGACGCGCTACCGCCGTGGTCCGCGACGTCGAAGGCGTCCACGCCGTCACGGCCAACGCCAAGTCGGGGCTGCTCACAGTCCGCGGCACGATGAGCGACACCGACATCGTGGTGTCGCTGCGCAACAGCACCTTCAC harbors:
- a CDS encoding heavy-metal-associated domain-containing protein, which translates into the protein MRTLTFSVDGMRCRRCVRRATAVVRDVEGVHAVTANAKSGLLTVRGTMSDTDIVVSLRNSTFTPRLIAQKPRPEF